ACGACAAAAAGCGAATGATCTTTGCACCATTCCTGACCGTGGCAGAATTGTGCCGGAATTAAAAAATAACGGCATACACACTTACAGGGAGCTCATTATTCATCCGTGGAGAATACTCTACAGAACATCCAAAACAAAAGTTTTTGTTTTATCCGTTATTGATTCAAGGCGGAACGTCGAAGACATATTACTCGACAGACTTGTCAAATAACCCAACACCACTTTCGCTCCGCCAAACCCTCTTTCTCTCCCGCAACCGATCAATCCCCTCAAGACCACCTTCACCGCACGAAGGGCAAGAGTCCTGGCCCTCCGTTCCAGGAGACGCACCGACAAACGGCGCACCCTTAAACGAGCAACACGACCGCTTCATCGTGCACGGCGGTTCTCTTCCATATT
This DNA window, taken from Spartobacteria bacterium, encodes the following:
- a CDS encoding type II toxin-antitoxin system RelE/ParE family toxin; amino-acid sequence: MSMEYQVTWAAVAKNDLKTIIEYIATDSPDDALRLLKKIRQKANDLCTIPDRGRIVPELKNNGIHTYRELIIHPWRILYRTSKTKVFVLSVIDSRRNVEDILLDRLVK